The proteins below come from a single Benincasa hispida cultivar B227 chromosome 4, ASM972705v1, whole genome shotgun sequence genomic window:
- the LOC120076755 gene encoding RING-H2 finger protein ATL74-like has translation MMSSGVNLVMTVIGFTVSTLFIVFVCTRLVCARIHLNASRRSFPIASRSDLSGLERGLHGVEPMVVANFPTKKYNDDYFSSMRNAQCTVCLADYHSEDLLRILPHCGHSFHVTCIDIWLHQHSTCPVCRLSLREVPDKKRTMQPLFSSAIRSLDSDPCRGFPLRDLQNSGLEQPIQENHCTSGANGAADPIENAASFIEGNQNSKGCRNKNVESPSNA, from the exons ATGATGTCTTCGGGGGTGAATTTGGTGATGACAGTGATTGGGTTCACTGTGAGTACTTTGTTCATCGTATTCGTCTGTACAAGGCTTGTTTGTGCTAGGATTCATCTCAATGCTTCAAGGCGCTCCTTTCCAATCGCTTCTAGATCCGATCTCAGTGGG TTGGAACGGGGATTACACGGTGTAGAGCCTATGGTTGTAGCCAACTTTCCAACTAAGAAGTACAATGATGATTACTTCTCATCTATGAGAAATGCTCA ATGCACAGTTTGCTTGGCAGATTATCACAGTGAAGACTTATTGCGCATTCTCCCCCACTGTGGACATTCCTTCCATGTCACCTGTATAGACATTTGGCTGCATCAACACTCAACATGCCCGGTTTGTCGTCTATCATTACGCGAGGTCCCAGACAAGAAACGAACAATGCAACCCTTGTTTAGCTCAGCAATTCGCTCTCTTGACTCAGATCCCTGCCGTGGGTTCCCATTAAGAGACCTTCAAAACAGTGGGTTGGAACAACCAATCCAAGAGAACCACTGCACATCTGGGGCCAATGGAGCAGCGGATCCGATAGAGAATGCTGCCTCATTTATTGAAGGTAACCAGAATAGTAAAGGCTGTAGAAACAAAAATGTAGAAAGTCCATCAAATGCTTGA
- the LOC120076752 gene encoding cytochrome P450 77A3-like, translating to MQFYKFPSKNCSFCPSPFSFLCCDKPSFILHPSSNATMASSSSSSSSSFSDHYLQIFFSLMAFALSAFIFFLTQKRTSKPRLNLPPGPRGWPVVGNLFQVARSGKHFFEYVEDTRQIYGPIFTLQMGSRTTIILSGADLIHEALIKRGPTFASRPAENPTRIIFSNNKFSVNAAVYGSIWRSLRRNMVENMLSSSRLKEFRDVRKNAMDKLVQRIRTDAAANGGAVWVLKNARFAVFCILLAMCFGLEMDEESVEKMDQVLKTVLITVDPRIDDFLPILRPFFAKHWKRAMEVRTEQIEFVVQFINRRKRAIQNPGSDINATSFSYLDTLFDLKVDGRKSSPTDAELVTLCSEFLNGGTDTTAAAIEWGIAELIINPSIQKKLHEEIKQLVGDRKVDECDIEKLPYLQAVVKELLRKHPPTYFTLTHSATETTKLAGYDIPKEASVEVYLAGISNDPKLWKNPEKFEPERFMSGVEEVDMTGIKGMKMIPFGVGRRICPGLGMATIHVHLMLARLVQEFEWSSYPPNSKLDLTKKYEFTVVMKNSLRAIATTRA from the coding sequence ATGCAGTTCTATAAATTTCCCTCTAAAAATTGCTCCTTCTGTCCTTCGCCTTTCTCATTCCTCTGCTGTGATAAACCTTCCTTCATCCTTCATCCTTCATCCAACGCAACAATggcgtcttcttcttcttcttcttcttcttccttctccgaTCACTACCTCCAAATTTTCTTCTCACTTATGGCCTTCGCCCTCTCtgcattcatcttcttcctcacccAAAAACGCACCTCTAAGCCACGACTCAATCTCCCGCCGGGACCCCGCGGCTGGCCGGTCGTCGGAAACCTCTTCCAGGTCGCTCGCTCTGGCAAGCATTTCTTCGAATACGTTGAAGACACCCGCCAGATTTACGGCCCAATCTTCACTCTCCAGATGGGCTCTCGCACCACGATCATCTTGTCCGGCGCCGACCTCATTCACGAAGCCTTAATCAAGCGCGGCCCTACTTTCGCCAGCCGCCCCGCTGAGAATCCCACTCGAATCATCTTCAGCAACAACAAGTTCTCCGTCAACGCCGCCGTCTACGGCTCCATCTGGCGCTCCCTCCGCCGAAACATGGTCGAGAACATGCTCTCATCTAGCCGTTTGAAGGAATTTCGCGACGTCAGAAAAAACGCCATGGATAAGCTTGTTCAACGCATTCGAACAGACGCCGCCGCCAACGGCGGTGCCGTTTGGGTATTGAAGAATGCTCGATTCGCTGTGTTCTGTATTCTCTTGGCGATGTGCTTTGGATTAGAAATGGACGAGGAATCGGTTGagaaaatggatcaagttcttAAAACTGTTCTGATCACCGTCGATCCGAGAATCGACGATTTTCTCCCGATTTTGAGGCCGTTCTTCGCCAAGCATTGGAAACGCGCCATGGAAGTCAGAACAGAGCAAATCGAATTCGTCGTACAGTTCATCAATCGAAGGAAAAGAGCAATTCAAAATCCAGGTTCAGACATTAACGCAACTTCATTTTCGTACCTCGATACGCTCTTTGATCTCAAGGTCGACGGCCGGAAATCTTCCCCGACGGACGCCGAATTAGTCACTCTCTGTTCCGAATTCCTCAACGGCGGCACCGACACGACGGCGGCCGCCATCGAATGGGGAATCGCAGAGCTAATCATAAACCCTAGCATTCAGAAAAAACTACACGAAGAAATCAAGCAATTAGTAGGCGATAGAAAAGTAGACGAATGTGACATTGAGAAATTGCCTTATCTTCAAGCGGTAGTGAAGGAATTGCTGAGAAAGCATCCGCCGACGTACTTTACGCTGACACATTCGGCTACCGAAACGACAAAATTGGCCGGATACGACATTCCGAAGGAGGCGAGTGTGGAGGTTTATTTGGCCGGGATCAGCAACGATCCGAAACTGTGGAAGAATCCGGAGAAATTTGAGCCGGAGAGATTCATGTCCGGCGTGGAAGAGGTGGATATGACGGGGATTAAAGGAATGAAAATGATTCCGTTCGGAGTTGGACGGAGAATTTGCCCTGGTTTGGGAATGGCGACGATTCACGTTCATCTGATGCTGGCGAGGTTGGTTCAGGAATTTGAATGGAGTTCATATCCGCCGAACAGTAAATTGGATCTCACGAAGAAGTATGAATTTACAGTTGTGATGAAGAATTCTCTCAGAGCGATTGCCACAACCAGAGCTTGA